A window from Kovacikia minuta CCNUW1 encodes these proteins:
- a CDS encoding TOBE domain-containing protein: MQISARNALKGTVKAIEVGAVNTEVVLEVAPEVEITAIITKASAEKLGLGVGKEAFAVVKASDVMIAID; the protein is encoded by the coding sequence ATGCAAATTAGTGCGCGGAATGCTCTCAAAGGGACAGTCAAAGCGATCGAAGTTGGAGCAGTAAATACAGAAGTTGTTTTGGAGGTTGCTCCAGAAGTTGAAATTACTGCCATTATTACCAAAGCTTCTGCCGAAAAGCTGGGTTTAGGTGTAGGCAAAGAAGCTTTTGCCGTTGTTAAAGCGAGTGATGTTATGATTGCCATTGATTAA